From Danio rerio strain Tuebingen ecotype United States chromosome 7, GRCz12tu, whole genome shotgun sequence, the proteins below share one genomic window:
- the tnni2b.2 gene encoding troponin I type 2b (skeletal, fast), tandem duplicate 2, protein MSDKKMTSSRRHHLKSLILGIAKDLLSAEQKQTEVDRVNYMEEKCPPLSLPGSVQELQELCKELHQKIDVVDEERYDMSLKVAKSDKEIEDLKIKVQDLIGKFKKPALKKVRMSADSMLQALLGSKHKVSLDLRANLKQVKKEVKEEDKEAVGDWRKNIEDKAGMGGRKKMFESEA, encoded by the exons AGTTTGATTCTGGGTATAGCCAAAGACCTGCTGTCGGCTGAGCAGAAGCAAACAGAGGTGGACAGAGTTAATTACATGGAGGAGaaatgtccacctctctctctgccAGGCTCAGTGCAGGAATTACAG GAACTGTGCAAAGAGCTTCATCAGAAGATTGATGTGGTGGATGAGGAAAGATACGACATGTCTCTCAAAGTGGCCAAGAGTGACAAAGAG ATTGAGGATCTGAAGATTAAGGTTCAGGATCTGATTGGTAAATTCAAGAAGCCCGCTCTGAAGAAAGTGCGTATGTCTGCTGATTCCATGCTGCAGGCTCTGCTGGGCTCCAAACACAAAGTGTCCCTGGATTTGAGAGCCAATCTTAaacaagtcaagaaagaggtcaaGGAGGAG GATAAGGAGGCTGTGGGAGACTGGCGTAAGAACATTGAGGATAAGGCTGGCATGGGCGGCAGGAAGAAGATGTTCGAGTCTGAGGCTTAA